In Mytilus edulis chromosome 7, xbMytEdul2.2, whole genome shotgun sequence, a single genomic region encodes these proteins:
- the LOC139481489 gene encoding NEDD8-conjugating enzyme Ubc12 — protein MIKLFSLKQAKKDGTDGGEKSGTQKKASAAQLRIQKDINELNLPKTCQLDFPDQDDLLTFKLTICPDEGFYRGGRFVFSFKVGQGYPHDPPKVKCETMVYHPNIDLEGNVCLNILREDWKPVLTINSIVYGLQYLFLEPNPEDPLNKEAADVLQNNRRLFEQNVSKSMRGGYIGSTMFDRCLK, from the exons ATGATTAAGTTGTTTTCACTAAAACAGGCGAAAAAAGACGGTACCGATGGTGGAGAAAAATCAGGAACACAGAAAAAAGCATCAGCTGCACAGTTGAGAATACAGAAAG atattaatgaactCAATTTACCAAAGACCTGTCAACTAGATTTTCCTGATCAAGATGACTTATTAACCTTTAAACTTACCATTTGTCCAGATGAG GGTTTCTACAGAGGAGGAAGatttgtatttagttttaaagTAGGTCAAGGTTATCCTCATGACCCACCGAAGGTCAAATGTGAAACAATGGTGTATCATCCAAACATAGATTTGGAAGGAAATGTATGCCTCAATATTTTAAG AGAAGACTGGAAACCTGTGTTAACAATAAATTCTATAGTATATGGATTACAGTATTTATTTTTG GAACCAAATCCGGAGGACCCGTTAAACAAAGAAGCAGCAGATGTATTACAGAACAACAGACGGTTATTTGAACAGAATGTTTCAAAATCAATGAGGGGAGGCTATATAGGATCTACAATGTTTGACCGATGTTTAAAATGA
- the LOC139481514 gene encoding cysteine and glycine-rich protein 1-like isoform X2 has translation MGSNVSHIQTAQIAPKLNNGTEKPRFGSANGCPRCGKQVYFAEEKRALGKKWHKICLSCHSCKKLLDSTTCNDHDGEIYCKACYGKSFGPKGYGFAGGASGLNMDTGVKGEITTRDVSTYQKAQAAPLINGSEKFGGGNMCPKCGKSVYFAEEVNAMGKKYHKLCLRCGNCNKMLDSTTCTDHGNDVYCKNCYGKLFGPKGYGFAGGASGLSMDTGNPDEVTRENVSSLSIAQAAPLLPDTKQNAVIGGGDICPRCGKAVYFAEKVFGGGQTYHKSCFKCTACGKGLDSTTLTHKEDEVFCRSCYAKYFGPKGFGFGQTLQHTG, from the exons taatGTGTCACACATACAGACAGCCCAAATAGCACCCAAGTTAAACAACGGAACAGAGAAGCCTAGGTTCGGATCAGCTAATGGTTGTCCACGATGTGGTAAACAGGTCTACTTTGCTGAGGAAAAAAGAGCACTGGGAAAAAAGTGGCACAAAATTTGTCTAAGTTGTC ATAGTTGTAAGAAATTATTAGACAGTACAACATGTAACGATCACGACGGAGAGATTTATTGTAAGGCCTGCTACGGTAAAAGTTTTGGACCTAAAGGTTACGGATTTGCAGGTGGAGCCTCTGGATTAAACATGGATACTGGCGTTAAAGGGGAGATTACTACAAG GGATGTATCTACTTATCAGAAAGCTCAGGCTGCACCCTTGATCAATGGTAGTGAAAAGTTTGGAGGGGGAAACATGTGTCCTAAATGTGGAAAAAGTGTTTACTTTGCTGAGGAAGTCAATGCCATGGGCAAGAAATACCACAAGCTTTGCCTTAGGTGTG GTAACTGTAACAAGATGTTAGATAGTACTACCTGTACAGATCATGGCAATGATGTTTACTGTAAGAATTGTTACGGGAAGCTATTTGGACCGAAAGGATATGGATTCGCAGGAGGAGCTTCTGGACTGTCCATGGATACAGGAAATCCTGATGAAGTTACTAGAGA aaatgTATCCAGCCTATCAATTGCCCAGGCTGCACCACTGCTTCCtgatacaaaacaaaatgctGTAATAGGGGGTGGGGACATTTGTCCTAGGTGTGGCAAAGCTGTCTACTTTGCAGAGAAAGTATTTGGAGGAGGACAG ACATATCACAAGAGCTGTTTTAAATGTACTGCCTGTGGAAAAGGACTTGATTCTACTACACTCACCCATAAAGAAGATGAAGTTTTCTGTAGAT caTGTTATGCAAAATATTTTGGACCAAAAGGATTTGGATTTGGACAAACCCTTCAACATACAGGATAA